CAGATCCAATGGTTTAGGAGCATTCCGCAAACCAATTTTATTTAGGATATGCGGTTGAGTTACTGGGACTTGAATTACTGAATTTGCAACCTTATCTTGGAGGCTCGAAATTGCCGCAATGACTTGCGTCTCCTTGGTCTTGTACCCAAAGGCCATGATTTCGGAAGCTTTAATATCGCTTAGCGGTGTTGTCCTGTCCCATTTCATGAACACGTTAAGTTCATCTGGGGTTAACGTGTGGATATCGAGCTGATGGACAGTAAATGTCCTGGGATATCCGCCGCAGCGCGAGATAGCAGGCTGAATATGTGCTTTAGTCTTGTTGTGTGTTGGCCTGTGTATGGCGAAGGAATACGTCGGTTGTTGGCGAGATGCTGCTAGTGCGATCCCGCATTTTCCTGGTTTACTCAGACCAGCGATAAGGCGGTCTGCTTTTTGTTGCTTGCGTACGCTTAGGAGTTTTTTGACATCTGGGAGCTTGGCTAAGAGTTTCCGGATAGCCGATGCTGCCTTTAACCCTTTGCCGAACTTAACAATGGCCCCGCCTGGAATGAAGCTTAATGCAGTCCAGAGGCAGCCTGAGATTTCTCCCTTGAAGCAATTGATTACGTCGGTAACGCCTATAAAGTCAAGCAAGATGTTTAGTGCTTCTTTGCCGATGGTTTCTTTAATGGCATCAAGAACGCTTGTCGGTGCGTTGTCACCTGCTCCAGCCATGGAGGCTTCTTGTAGTTCTGCTTCTTCTGCGAGTTGCTTTTGGATTGCTGCGTCGTAGGCTTCTTGAGCTGCTTGGCCTGCACGCTGAGCGTCGTAGCCGGCTTGATTGGCTGATTGGCGTGCGGTTGCAGCAGAACTTGCGGCATCACTTGCTGATTGGTGTGCTTGTAAAGCATAGCTGGTAGCTGCATCGGCATTAGCGCCAGCTTGTCGTGCATCGGCTTCCGCTTGGTTGGCGGCAGCATGAGCTCGCTCTTTCTGGGCTAGAGCAAAGCGTAGGGAGTTTTCTGCGTTGCGCACATGGTCTTGTGCGATTCGGGCAGATTGAGCTGCCTTTCCTGCCCACTGCGAAGCTTGATTGGCGTAGTCTCTTGCTTTTACAGAATCGCCATAGGCGGCGTAGTAGGACTGCTGGGCTTTAGCTGCGCTTTCGGATGCTTTTTGTGCTGCGGAAAAACCCTGTTGAAGTAGAGCGTCGATACTGTCGTTGTAAACTGTGCGCTCGGCATCATCGCCAGACTTTCGAAAAGCTTCAACAGAGACAAATTCGTTGAGCATGGCTCGGTCGCCGAGCACGGCTGCTTCTGCAGAAGCTTTAAGTTCGGGTCCGCCGGTTCTTGCGAGTTCGTAGGCTTGGCGTTGTTGGTCTTCATATCGAGCTTTTTCAAAGCCGCCTTCAACGACAAAATCGGCAAGGTCATCGTAGGTTCCAGAAGAAATGGCTGCGTCAGCTTTTTCCTTAACGGTATTGCCGCCGGCGTCGCGAAGCTGCCAAGCTTGTCGAGTTAGTTCCGGGACTTTCATAGTGTGAACAGTCTCGTTAAGGAACGTGTCTAACTCTGCTGGAGGGTCTTCGATATGCTCGTCGGCAGCTTTGCGGATTTCTGGGTTGGGATCTGCCTGCCACAAGAATTGGGCCTTGGTGACATTGTCTTGGTATTTGAGGGAGTCGAAAGACTTCACGAAGGCCAGAAGATCTTCGTGAGATCCGGTTTGGAGTGCGACTTGAGCGCCGCCCTGGACCATGGAATCGCCTACTTGTAAAGCAGAGACTGTAAGTTGCTGGACTTTTGCAGTGTCGATACTCTCCTCAGGAACTTGCGCTAGAGAGGCAAGTTCTGTCAGATCTGCTTGCAGGCGTTGTTTTTCTTCCTTGTTATCGTGGACTACCTTATCTTGTGCATCTTCGAGTTCACGTGCATATACTGCTTGGTCTTTGAGGTATTGGGCTTCTTGTTCTTGGCGCTGGGTGGCAGCTTCTTGAGAAAGTTTGGCGATGTCATTGGCAAGGTTGATGGCCTCGATGGATTTTATCGCTGATTCTTGGGCTGATTGGGCATTAGCGCCGGCTCTTTGTGCGGCGGCAGAGGCATTGCCGGCTTCTCGTGCTGCGTCTTCTGCGGCTTGGGCGCTTTTGTTTGCGTGGTCGGCGGCTTGTCGAGCTGCTGTACGGGCTTTTTGTACTAGTTCGGTGATCTGGTTGACGATTCCGTCGACTTCGTTAGAGGCTGCGCGTGCTCGAGAGGCTGCTGCGCGTGCTCGTGCGGCACCTGCTCGTGCTTCTGCTGCGGCTTGGTCACCGGCTCCTGCGGCGGCTGCTGCTTCGGATGCAGCGGCTGCTGCCGCATCTGCATTGTTTGCAGCGCTGGCTGCGGCGCCGCTGGCGGTGCGGGCAAAGCCGGCGGCGGCGTCTGCGTGGACAAAAGATTGCGCGGCTTTGTCAGCAGCCCGTGCAGCATCACGAGCTTGTTCGGCTGCTTGGCGCGCTTGAGATGCCATGGAGGCGTCATAGCCTGCCGCAGAAGCACGGGATGCTGCTTCTTGGGCTGCAATCCGTGCCCGAGAAGCAGCAGAGGCTGCACGAGCTAGAGCATCGGCAGTTTGGGCTAAGGCTTGTCGTGCTTCTGCTGCTGCAGCCACTGCGTTATCGGCTACTTGGGCAGACTGGTTAGCAAGCTTTCCTGCCGACGCTGCGGCATTGCCTGCCCTTACTTGTGCTGCATCGGCGGCTAGTGCCTCATCTTTTGCTTTTTGAGTAGCCTGTCGAGATGCCTCTGTTGCCCGTCTGGCTTGGTCAGCGTTTGTTGCAGCGAAGCTTGCGGCACGCTGGGCTTTATCGGACTCTTCGATAGCGGTATCGACCAGTTCGGTAATACTCATCTTCTCTGAGTCTTGGGCCGCATCAACAAACTGCCCATAGCGAAGATACGACTCAATTGCTGTATCTGTATCTGTCATCAGTGCTTCTGAAGCGCCTGCAGCAACTGATGGGAGTGGGGATCGGGAAAGTTCGTAGACTTCGCGTCGTTTATCATCCCAGCGAGCTTTATCTGCACCTGTTGCTGCAAACTCGCTTAGGGCTTCTTCAGTGTCTGTAGATAGTGCCTTTTCGGCTGCTGATTTAAGGACACTTCCTTCTGGCGCTTGGGTCGCTTTCCACGCGGTGGCACGATCATCTTCGGTTTGGGCTGTTTGCCACCCAGTATCGATAAAGTTGCTAAGACTGTCGATATCACCTGCATCAAGTGCCTGTTTGGCTGCGTTTTGAACGTTTTCTTCAGATAGTGAAGAGATTGTCACCACTATTTGGCGAAGGTCTTGAGTGCGGGCCTCATCCATGCCTGATTTCGCATAAGCAGATAATTCTTCTTGCCCGCCTCGAAGTACTTCTTCAGCAGCTGCCTGCGAGGCAGGGAAGTTGGTGCTCACCATTTCAATGGCATAGTTTCGCGCTTGCTGTTCATCAGCAATCTCAGCACCCAGGTCGCGTTGATCTACTTGGGCAAGCGCATGCGCTGACGAAAGGCTAAGCCCTACTGCAGCAGCGGTGATAACGGACATGATTTTTCGAGCGCAATGTGTCACTGTCTTCGCAGGGTGATGATGCTTGTAGCGCATGTGCGGACTTTCTTATCTAAAGGTATGGGTTAATTGGGCGCTATGCGTTACAGCGAAAGCAGCCTGAAAAGGCATACACAGTGGCGGCCCTTTTATTACATGTTTTGTGTTTACTTCCCGGGTAGGGCAAGGCCCTGGTCGATAAACCACACCGATTCACTCGTGCGAGAAGTGGTGGTCGCAACCTTTTGCGTCCCACTTGCTGTGAGAACACGATTTTGATTTAGTGCCGAAGCAAGGCGAGTTCCTGTGGGAGTTTCTGCCACACTTGCAGGACACCACGTTGCACCTTTGGCGTTCGGGTTGCTTTGAACAGCTACCGATCCGTTAGAGTGCATGGTCAAGAAGACGCCTGGATATGCGGCTGCTTCCAAGGACAGGCACTGAGAACCATCGCGGGCTGGGACTACTTTAAAAGACGCGTCGAGGCGATCATTAAAGCCTGAGTTTCTATCTATGCTTGATAGTTCTACTCCGGCCCAAGACAATCGCAGTATTTTTCCGCCGGCATATCGGCCAGCAGAACGCATACTGATCACGTGTGGGTTGGCTGTATCCACGCTAAGGTCGCCAGTGCCAGCACCGGTTGAGGTCGCTACCGGGGTGACCTGCATTTCAACAACGGTAGAACGATTATTGCCAACGTCGATGCTTTGGATTTTTCCTGGTTCCACTACTCGCTGCCAGTACACATCACCATCAGGCAACTTAAAGGCCACTGAAACCGGTACTTTTAAGCGATTGACAACTCCATACGATCCCGTAATGTTCACGGCCACCCAGCCTGTGGGCTTTGTAAGGAAAAAGCACGCTTTAGAATTTTCCAGCTCTGAAGAATCAATACGCACGTACTCCGCCCCAGTAGCACAGTCTTTTTGAACGAGACCACCGTCGCCTGCTGTGGTGTTCACAGGCGTTTCCGCTAGTGCGGGAGAGGTAGCAAGACCAGCAGAAACTATGCAGGTAAGTACTCCGATAGATAAGCGTTGGACAAAAGAATTCACAATAGGCTCCTTGAATCTAGGTACGCAGTTGAACACCGTGGTTACTTCGACAACGGGATATACGTCGTCGAAGAGGAATTAATGGTTGAACGCACAGTTCCGGCAAACTTGCTCCATACCTGTGAACCAATGTGATCGGAGCTAAAAGGACCTTGAACCTTTGAGGTCTGTGTCGGGCCAAAGGATTCGACTACGAGGCGAACCCATGTTTTGTCAGAGCCGGTGTAGGAATTTTCTACGCTGTCGTTGTCGAAGACAACATCGTCATCATCTGCATTGGGGGAAGCTACTTCATCGAATCGGATGTTTAGTGTTCTGCCGCCGCCTTCAGGATGATCACTAGCAGTAACCAGTGAAAACCCTTCATCAGAGATACGCTCTACGGTTACTTTGCTTTTAGCTCCGCCCACACCTGTAAAAGTGCATACGGAGCCCTCGGTAATTTCGTCAGGGCACCCTGAGAGAGGAAAGTACTTATCCATGTTTTGGATAACTTCACGATAAACCCCGGCTGCATGCCACCGCTTGAAGTCGGTGGTGTTAAACAGTGGATAAATCTGACGGTAACTCGAAATATTCTGATTGTCATAAGCCTCCAGGGCCTTGCCAGTAGGTTCAAAATACTGAATAGATCCGCCCTGGAAATCCTGCTTTATGCCTCCGCCTGCAGCGTATTTTTCCGATGTGGGAAACTTCAAAGAGCTACGCTCCCATCCCTGACTTCCCCAAAAATCCCGAATGGGGCCAGAAATACTATGGACCCCGCCAGCTTGTGACCAGTAGATAGATCCGCCTTGAAAATGGTTGTAGCGCCCAGTCTTTTCTGGGGTAAGCAACTCATCAGTGGTTGGGTATCCTAGCTCACCGGTCTCCCAGCCTTGCTGAGCCCATTTATCGCGAATTCCTCCCCACACTTGATGAGCATCAGTCTCTGGCGACCAGTAGATAGACCCGCCCTGGAAATGGTTAAACCGCCCCTTACCATCAGGGGTCTTCAACTCATCAGTAATGGGATATCCCAAGGCCGCGCCTTCCCAGCCAAGATCTCCCCACTTATTGCGAATACGCCCACCCACCTGGTGAGCAATTCCATTATCAACACCGGCATGCCAGTAAATGGAGGCATCCTTAGCAAACACCTGGAACCGACCATTATTTTTAGCTACACGCTCATCAGTTGTAGCGTCACCAAAAGTCTTCCACCCACCAAGCCGGTGATACGCCTCTTCAATACGACCACCAATCCAATGACCGTGAAAAACCTTGGCACTTGAAACACCAGCACCAGCAAAAGTAACACTTGCACATACCGCAATAGTTGCAGTCAGCTTCTTAGCGAATTTCATCCGTAGCCCTTTCACACCACCGCATTTAAAAACAGCTGAACACCAGATAATTGACAGCCTGAGTTAGGGTATCGCTACGGTTGCACACAGTCCATAGATGTGTGTTTTGAAACCTTATCTAAAAACTAAATAATTCGTTAAAACGCCAGATGAGCACATGCGCAGACTCGATTTTCGCGTCTCGCGAAAGGTATTCAAAATAACCTATATGAGGGGTACATATAACTCTAATCTAAACATTTACACTGCACATTCAGGCTGGGCAGTGTACACATTGCATGTCAACGATGCGCTTTGGTGGGTGAAGCGGTGACGGACATTGTTCATGAAGCCCAGGACACGCACCTGTGCGCCTTGTTCATCGAAGCCCACGGGGGCGGTGGAGACTACGAGTACGCGCTAGACGCCGCCACGCTCGCCCGACTCGTGCGCGCAGCACAGAGGGCACTTTCTTAACAACGTCCCGCAGATAATCCAGACAAACTTCTAGGCTTAGCCACCAGCCTCAAAGGAAAGCTGTTGCGGAGACAAGTAACCGCCCCGGCAGGCAGCCCATGAGCTGCCATCCGGGGCGGTGCTGTGCGTTAGAGCCGCTTAGGCGTCGCGCTTTTGCAACAAGAGGACACCGAGGCCCCACAGGATAACGGCCCAGGCAACAAATACCAGGCAAAATCCCCAGTTTTCCTTCCACGGAGCATCAACAGGTTCCATCTCCAGCAGCCAGGACTGGAAAGACTTAAACGGCATGTAGTTCACCAGCTTGCTGCCGACCTTGGGGATGGTGGCTACGAGATTGTCCACGCCGAGGAAAAGGATGAGGCCAATTGCCACGGCACCAGCCGTCGAGCGCAGCAGCAGTCCTAGGCCTTGCGAGAAAAGGACGAGCAGCGCGGCAGCCAGCGGGTACTTCCACAGCTGCTTTTGGCCCATCTCGTCATCCCAAGGGTGAAATTCCGCGGCTACTTCATCGTGGGCAAAAAGCTCGGTAAGCAGGTAGGCGCCCGCCACGGCGATAAAGGTCAGCGCGGCCGCGATAACCGCGTACATGAGCAGCTTAACCAAGGCCACCGACCAGCGGCGCGGGGTAGCCATAAACGTAATGGTCTGCGTACCAAAGCGGTACTCGGTGGTCACGATCATGATGGCCTGGATCATGAGCACGGGCAGGCCGAGGAACAATAGGAAAGACACCGCGCCATCCGAGGTGATAACCCCCATGCCCATCGCTGCCTCTTCAGGATTTTCTGCCGGCTTAGTCAAACGAGCATTGAGGATGGCCCAACCCCAGGCAAAGAAAAGGAAGATGAAGGTGGTCCACCAGAAGGAGCGGGTGGTGTGCAGCTTGGTCCATTCGGACTTCAAGGTATTCAGCATGGCGAATTAAACCTCCTGCCGGGTGGGTCGAGCGAACGGAGTGGCGGCGCCAGCGGTTCCGGGGGTGGGGGCACCGGTGGAGCCGTGGTACTGGACGGCGTCGCCAGTAAGCTCCATGAAGGCATCCTCCAAGGAGGCGCGCTTGAGGCTGAGCTCATTAAGCGGCACCCCGGTGGAGTAGGCCAGCTGGCCCACGAAGTCCGTGGTCTGGTTGGAAATCACCAGGCGGGGGCGGCCTTCCTCGTCGGTGGACTCAGTAAAGGCGATGCCCTCAGAGCGCAGCGCGGAGCTGAAAGCATCGAGATGGTCGGAGCGCACCAGCACAGAGGACTGCGAGTGGTCCTTCACAAAGTCATAGGTGGGCTGGTCCGCCACTAGGCGGCCCTTACCAATGACCACCAGGTGATCGGCGGTCTGAGACATCTCCGAGAGCAGGTGGGAGGAAATCAAAATGGTGCGGCCCTCATCGGCCAGGGCGCGTACGAGCTGGCGGACCCAGCGAATGCCCTCTGGGTCGAGGCCGTTGACCGGCTC
The nucleotide sequence above comes from Corynebacterium tuberculostearicum. Encoded proteins:
- a CDS encoding AbfB domain-containing protein, which codes for MNSFVQRLSIGVLTCIVSAGLATSPALAETPVNTTAGDGGLVQKDCATGAEYVRIDSSELENSKACFFLTKPTGWVAVNITGSYGVVNRLKVPVSVAFKLPDGDVYWQRVVEPGKIQSIDVGNNRSTVVEMQVTPVATSTGAGTGDLSVDTANPHVISMRSAGRYAGGKILRLSWAGVELSSIDRNSGFNDRLDASFKVVPARDGSQCLSLEAAAYPGVFLTMHSNGSVAVQSNPNAKGATWCPASVAETPTGTRLASALNQNRVLTASGTQKVATTTSRTSESVWFIDQGLALPGK
- a CDS encoding LGFP repeat-containing protein, producing MKFAKKLTATIAVCASVTFAGAGVSSAKVFHGHWIGGRIEEAYHRLGGWKTFGDATTDERVAKNNGRFQVFAKDASIYWHAGVDNGIAHQVGGRIRNKWGDLGWEGAALGYPITDELKTPDGKGRFNHFQGGSIYWSPETDAHQVWGGIRDKWAQQGWETGELGYPTTDELLTPEKTGRYNHFQGGSIYWSQAGGVHSISGPIRDFWGSQGWERSSLKFPTSEKYAAGGGIKQDFQGGSIQYFEPTGKALEAYDNQNISSYRQIYPLFNTTDFKRWHAAGVYREVIQNMDKYFPLSGCPDEITEGSVCTFTGVGGAKSKVTVERISDEGFSLVTASDHPEGGGRTLNIRFDEVASPNADDDDVVFDNDSVENSYTGSDKTWVRLVVESFGPTQTSKVQGPFSSDHIGSQVWSKFAGTVRSTINSSSTTYIPLSK
- a CDS encoding ABC transporter permease subunit, translating into MLNTLKSEWTKLHTTRSFWWTTFIFLFFAWGWAILNARLTKPAENPEEAAMGMGVITSDGAVSFLLFLGLPVLMIQAIMIVTTEYRFGTQTITFMATPRRWSVALVKLLMYAVIAAALTFIAVAGAYLLTELFAHDEVAAEFHPWDDEMGQKQLWKYPLAAALLVLFSQGLGLLLRSTAGAVAIGLILFLGVDNLVATIPKVGSKLVNYMPFKSFQSWLLEMEPVDAPWKENWGFCLVFVAWAVILWGLGVLLLQKRDA
- a CDS encoding ABC transporter ATP-binding protein: MIEVEGLTKQYKSVRAVDDLTFQVKPGMVTGFLGPNGAGKSTTMRMILGLDTPTAGRARINGKRYHELKDPLREVGALLDAKAVHRNRSAANHLKWIAQSNGISTSRVDEVLGLVGLSDVAGKKVGGFSLGMGQRLGLAGALLGDPGILILDEPVNGLDPEGIRWVRQLVRALADEGRTILISSHLLSEMSQTADHLVVIGKGRLVADQPTYDFVKDHSQSSVLVRSDHLDAFSSALRSEGIAFTESTDEEGRPRLVISNQTTDFVGQLAYSTGVPLNELSLKRASLEDAFMELTGDAVQYHGSTGAPTPGTAGAATPFARPTRQEV